In Tamandua tetradactyla isolate mTamTet1 chromosome 7, mTamTet1.pri, whole genome shotgun sequence, the following are encoded in one genomic region:
- the HSP90B1 gene encoding endoplasmin → MRALWVLGLCCVLLTFGSVRADDTVDVDGTVEEDLGKSREGSRTDDEVVQREEEAIQLDGLNASQIRELREKSEKFAFQAEVNRMMKLIINSLYKNKEIFLRELISNASDALDKIRLISLTDENALSGNEELTVKIKCDKEKNLLHVTDTGVGMTREELVKNLGTIAKSGTSEFLNKMTEAQEDGQSTSELIGQFGVGFYSAFLVADKVIVTSKHNNDTQHIWESDSSEFSVIADPRGNTLGRGTTITLVLKEEASDYLELDTIKNLVKKYSQFINFPIYVWSSKTETVEEPIDEEESAKEEKEESDDEAAVEEEDEEKKPKTKKVEKTVWDWELMNDIKPIWQRPSKEVDDDEYKAFYKSFSKESDDPMAYIHFTAEGEVTFKSILFVPTSAPRGLFDEYGSKKSDYIKLYVRRVFITDDFHDMMPKYLNFVKGVVDSDDLPLNVSRETLQQHKLLKVIRKKLVRKTLDMIKKIADEKYNDTFWKEFGTNIKLGVIEDHSNRTRLAKLLRFQSSHHPTEITSLDQYVERMKEKQDKIYFMAGSSRKEAESSPFVERLLKKGYEVIYLTEPVDEYCIQALPEFDGKRFQNVAKEGVKFDESEKTKESREAVEKEFEPLLTWMKDKALKEKIEKAVVSQRLTESPCALVASQYGWSGNMERIMKAQAYQTGKDISTNYYASQKKTFEINPRHPLIRDMLRRVKEDEDDKTVLDLAVVLFETATLRSGYVLPDTKAYGDRIERMLRLSLNIDPDAKVEEEPEEELEDTTEDTTEDTEQDEEEEEEMDVGTDEEQEATKKSTAEKDEL, encoded by the exons ATGAGGGCCCTGTGGGTGCTGGGGCTGTGCTGCGTCCTGCTGACCTTCG GGTCCGTGCGGGCGGACGACACTGTGGACGTGGACGGCACCGTGGAGGAGGACCTCGGGAAAAGCAGGGAAGGCTCTCGGACGGACGACGAAGTCGTTCAGAG AGAGGAAGAAGCTATTCAGTTGGATGGATTAAATGCATCCCAAATAAGAGAACTtagagaaaaatctgaaaagtttGCCTTCCAAGCCGAAGTTAACAGAATGATGAAACTTATCATCAATTCATTGTATAAAAACAAAGAG ATTTTCCTGAGAGAACTCATCTCAAATGCTTCTGATGCTTTAGATAAGATAAGGCTAATATCACTGACTGATGAAAATGCTCTTTCTGGAAATGAGGAACTAACAGTCAAAATTAAA TGTGACAAGGAGAAGAACCTGCTACATGTTACAGACACTGGTGTAGGAATGACCAGAGAAGAGTTGGTTAAAAACCTTGGTACCATAGCTAAATCTGGGACAAGcgaatttttaaacaaaatgactGAGGCGCAAGAAGATGGCCAGTCAACTTCTGAATTGATTGGCCAGTTTGGTGTTGGTTTCTATTCTGCCTTCCTTGTAGCAGATAAGGTTATTGTCACATCTAAACACAACAACGATACCCAGCACATCTGGGAGTCTGACTCCAGTGAGTTTTCTGTCATTGCCGACCCAAGAGGAAACACTCTGGGACGGGGAACCACAATTAC ccttgttttaaaagaagaagcatctGATTACCTTGAATTGGATACAATCAAAAATCTTGTCAAAAAGTATTCACAGTTCATAAACTTTCCTATTTATGTATGGAGCAGCAAG ACCGAAACTGTTGAGGAACCTATAGATGAAGAAGAATcagcaaaagaggaaaaagaagaatctGATGATGAAGCTGCAGTagaagaagaagatgaagaaaagaaacctAAAACTAAAAAA GTTGAAAAAACTGTCTGGGATTGGGAGCTTATGAATGATATCAAACCAATATGGCAGAGACCGTCAAAGGAAGTAGATGATGATGAATACAAAGCTTTCTACAAATCGTTTTCaaag GAAAGTGATGACCCCATGGCTTATATCCACTTCACTGCGGAAGGGGAAGTTACCttcaagtctattttatttgtgcCCACCTCTGCACCACGGGGTCTATTTGATGAATATGGATCTAAAAAGAGCGATTATATTAAG CTGTATGTGCGCCGAGTATTCATCACAGACGATTTCCATGATATGATGCCTAAGTATCTTAATTTTGTCAAGGGTGTT GTGGACTCCGATGATCTCCCCTTGAATGTTTCCCGCGAGACTCTCCAGCAGCATAAACTGCTTAAG gtgatTCGAAAGAAGCTCGTCCGTAAAACTCTGGACATGATCAAGAAGATTGCTGACGAAAAATACAATGATACTTTTTGGAAGGAATTTGGAACCAACATCAAGCTTGGTGTGATTGAAGACCACTCAAATCGAACACGCCTTGCTAAACTTCTTAGATTCCAGTCCTCTCATCACCCAACTGAGATCACAAGTCTAGACCAGTATGtggagagaatgaaggaaaagcaGGACAAAATCTATTTCATGGCTGGGTCCAGCAGAAAAGAG GCCGAATCATCTCCATTTGTTGAGCGGCTTCTGAAAAAGGGCTATGAAGTGATTTATCTCACGGAACCTGTGGACGAGTACTGCATTCAGGCACTCCCTGAGTTCGATGGGAAGAGGTTCCAAAATGTTGCCAAGGAAGGAGTGAAGTTTGATGAAAGTGAGAAGACTAAGGAGAGTCGAGAAGCTGTTGAGAAGGAATTTGAGCCTCTGCTCACCTGGATGAAAGATAAAGCTCTCAAGGAAAAG ATTGAGAAGGCCGTGGTATCTCAGCGCCTGACAGAGTCTCCATGCGCTCTTGTGGCAAGCCAGTACGGCTGGTCTGGCAACATGGAGAGGATTATGAAGGCTCAAGCATACCAAACCGGGAAGGACATCTCTACAAA TTATTATGCCAGtcagaagaaaacatttgaaattaaTCCTAGACATCCACTGATCAGAGACATGCTTCGGCGGGTGAAG GAGGATGAAGATGACAAAACAGTTTTGGACCTTGCTGTGGTTTTGTTTGAAACGGCAACACTGCGGTCGGGATATGTTTTACCAGACACCAAAGCATATGGAGATAGAATAGAAAGAATGCTTCGCCTCAGCTTAAACATTGATCCTGATGCAAAG GTGGAGGAAGAACCTGAGGAAGAGCTGGAAGATACAACAGAGGATACGACAGAAGACACCGAGCaagatgaagaagaggaagaagaaatggaTGTAGGAACAGATGAAGAACAAGAAGCAACAAAG AAATCTACAGCTGAAAAAGATGAATTGTAA